From Calothrix sp. PCC 6303, a single genomic window includes:
- a CDS encoding STAS domain-containing protein produces MIHIEQKSYTSQDGNTVIVLTPTGRLDITTAWQFRLKLQECISKLSHHVVVNLSQVNFIDSSGLTSLVAGMRDADKVKGSFRICNVHPEAKLVFEVTMMDTVFEIFETEEEALEGVPRNIIAS; encoded by the coding sequence GTGATTCATATCGAGCAAAAATCTTATACTAGCCAAGATGGTAATACTGTGATTGTTTTGACACCAACTGGTCGTCTGGACATCACTACAGCTTGGCAATTTCGTCTTAAATTACAAGAATGTATTTCTAAACTTAGTCATCATGTTGTGGTTAATCTGAGTCAGGTTAACTTTATTGATAGTTCTGGTTTAACCTCTCTTGTTGCCGGAATGCGAGATGCAGATAAGGTTAAAGGTAGTTTTCGTATTTGTAATGTCCATCCTGAAGCAAAGCTGGTATTTGAAGTCACGATGATGGACACAGTTTTTGAAATTTTCGAGACTGAGGAAGAGGCTTTGGAAGGTGTACCTCGTAATATTATTGCTAGTTAG
- the hemF gene encoding oxygen-dependent coproporphyrinogen oxidase, which yields MLTNSHSPAVQGQSTRSLPPSDAKTRVSQFMRQLQDDITQKLEQVDGKAKFKEDHWERAEGGGGRSRIMSEGNIFEKAGVGFSEVWGDELPPSILTQRPEAKGHNFYVTGTSLVLHPRNPYIPTVHLNYRYFEAGPVWWFGGGADLTPYYPFAEDATHFHQTFKTACDRHHSEYYPIFKRWCDEYFYLKHRDETRGIGGIFFDYQDGTGDLYRGPHIDSSAAIYNNQIGTPPTRTWEELFAFAQECGKSFLPAYVPIVEKRQSTEYGERERDFQLYRRGRYVEFNLVFDRGTIFGLQTNGRTESILMSLPPLVRWEYGYKPEPNTPEAELYETFLKPQDWANWHK from the coding sequence AAACACGAGTCAGTCAGTTTATGCGTCAGTTGCAAGATGACATTACCCAAAAGCTAGAACAAGTCGATGGCAAGGCTAAGTTCAAAGAAGATCATTGGGAACGTGCAGAAGGTGGCGGTGGGCGATCGCGTATTATGTCAGAGGGTAATATTTTCGAGAAAGCTGGTGTGGGCTTTTCCGAGGTTTGGGGTGACGAACTACCTCCATCAATCCTCACCCAACGTCCCGAAGCTAAAGGACATAACTTTTATGTAACTGGAACTTCTTTGGTTCTCCACCCCCGTAACCCTTATATCCCAACAGTTCACCTCAATTATCGCTACTTTGAAGCAGGTCCTGTATGGTGGTTTGGTGGTGGTGCCGATTTAACTCCCTACTATCCTTTTGCCGAAGATGCAACTCATTTCCACCAAACTTTTAAAACAGCTTGCGATCGCCATCACTCAGAATATTACCCAATATTTAAGCGTTGGTGCGACGAATACTTTTATCTGAAGCATCGGGACGAAACACGCGGTATCGGCGGTATTTTCTTTGATTATCAAGACGGAACCGGAGATTTGTATCGTGGTCCCCACATAGATAGTTCAGCAGCAATTTATAACAATCAAATTGGCACGCCACCAACCCGTACTTGGGAAGAACTCTTTGCATTTGCCCAAGAATGTGGTAAGTCTTTCTTGCCTGCATATGTTCCCATAGTTGAAAAACGTCAATCAACTGAGTACGGTGAACGTGAGCGAGATTTTCAACTTTACCGTCGGGGTCGATATGTAGAATTTAACTTGGTTTTTGACAGAGGTACTATCTTTGGTTTACAAACCAATGGACGCACCGAATCAATCCTCATGTCCCTACCACCGTTAGTTCGTTGGGAGTATGGGTACAAACCTGAACCCAATACTCCTGAAGCTGAATTATACGAAACCTTCCTCAAGCCCCAAGATTGGGCTAATTGGCATAAATAG